CTTGGCAGCTTAACACAGCATTTTATTGAAACCTATATCGCGCTTGCGCTTATCTATCTGGTCATCAGCTTTACGATTGAGAAGCTGCTGCTTGTAGCAGAACACCATCTGCTACGGCATGAAAGACGAAATACGCCTGAGAAAAAATTGTTTAAAATCAACAAAAGCTGGTCCTACCGACGCATCATTGCAGAACTGGGACCTGGCAAAGGAGGCACCGGATTATGAAACTGGACCCATCGTTTATATGGACTGCTCTGGTACAAATTCTGAGTGCAATTCCTACGACCTTATATATTACCGTTGTCTCTGTATTGATTGGTTTTGTGATTGGAGTGGCTGTAGCCTTGATCCGGCTATACAGAGTTCCACTGCTGCATCCGCTGGCCGTCGGTTATGTTACGTTCATCCGCGGGACACCGATGCTGACGCATCTGCTGCTTATATATTTTGGGCTTCCTGTGCTCATTGATGGTCTGGCGGCGCATTTCGGCTGGAGCTTTAGGTCGGTTTCGATTCCGATGATCGGTTTTGCTTATATTTCATTCTCGATTACTGCTGGAGCTTATATGTCTGAGGTCGTCCGTTCCGGTCTGCTCGCTGTGGATCGTGGTCAGCTAGAAGCGGCCCACTCTATCGGTATGACTACGCCCCAAGCACTAAAGCGGATTGTTTTTCCTCAAGCGCTGGCGGCAAGTCTGCCTAATCTTTCGAATTCAGTAATCGGTATGCTGCACGGATCTACCCTTGCTTTTACGGTTTCGGTGGTGGATATCAATGCTAAGGCACAGATTGTGGCTTCAACGAACTGGAAGTTTTTCGAGGCATATCTGGCGGCAGCACTGATCTTCTGGGCACTAACGTTTCTGATCGAACGCGTGACATCGGTCATTGAGAAAAGGATTAATCTGTACAATCGAGGTGGAGTAGCATGATCAAACTTGCGCAAATTTCGAAGTCATTCGGTCGGAATCAGGTGTTAAACAATATAGATTTAACGGTGACGAAGGGAGAGGTTGTCGTCATTCTCGGCCCCAGTGGCTCCGGCAAAACGACTCTCTTACGTTGCGTGAATTATCTGGAGAAGCCAAGCAGCGGAGAGATCGCCATTGGCGATTTCAAAGTGAACTGCAAACATGCCCGCAAAAAGGAGATTCATCAGCTTAGGCAAAAAACGGCAATGGTATTTCAGCAGTACAATTTGTTCCGTCATAAAACCGCGCTGGAGAACGTGATGGAAGGCCTGTTAATTGTCAAAAAGCTTCCGAAGGACGAAGCGAGAAAGCGGAGCATAGCACTGCTTGAAAAGGTTGGTCTTGCCAGCAAGCTGGATGCTTACCCGAGTCAGCTGTCCGGAGGTCAGCAGCAGCGTGTAGGGATTGCCCGAGCCTTGGCGCTTGAGCCAGAGGTTATATTGTTCGACGAACCAACATCGGCGCTGGACCCTGAGCTAGTGGGTGAGGTGCTGGCTGTTATCCGAAAAATTGCCAAGGAAGGCATCACAATGATTGTAGTCACCCATGAAATGGGGTTTGCTCGTGATGTGGCGAATCATGTGGTTTTTATGGACGGAGGCGTCATTGTTGAAGAAGGAACGCCGACTGAGCTGTTTAATCATCCGCGCGAAGAAAGAACGAAGCAGTTCCTGAAGCGAATCACACCTGAATTTAACTATTCCATATAGGAGGAAAAACAATGGCTATTACAATCAGCGTACTTGATCAAAGTCCGATCTATCCGGGAGAAACGCCAGAGGAAGCATTCCAGCATACCATTAAGCTGGCACAACAGTCTGAGGAGCTTGGATTTCATCGATTCTGGGTTTCCGAGCATCATGACTCTGAGCAGGTAGCCGGTTCTTCTCCAGAAGTACTCATCTCACATCTGCTGGCCAAAACAGAGCGCATCCGCATTGGCTCCGGTGGCATCATGCTCCAGCATTACAGTCCGTACAAGGTGGCGGAGAACTTCAATGTGCTGTCTACACTGGCTCCTGGCCGAGTGGATCTCGGAGTGGGACGCGCTCCCGGTGGACTCCCGCGCAGCACACAAGCGCTTCAGCAGGAAAGAACCGAATCCCCTAGCTTAACGGACAAAATCATCGAGTTGGAGAAATATGTGCATAACCGGCTCGAAGAAAACCACCCGCTGGCTGGTTTGAAGGCAGGTCCCCTTCCTGGTATTCCGCCTGAGCTGTATGTGCTTGGCGCGAGTGTAGGCAGTGCAGAGATTGCTGCTGAACTTGGATTACCTTATGTGTTCTCCCTATTTATTAATAGCGATAAGACAGTAGCGCTAGATGCTATTCGTGCTTACCGAAGCGGTTTTGTTTCTTCACAGGGCAGACAACCGCAAGCAATTATCGCTTTAGCACTAGTGGTGGCTGAGACCGAAGAGGAAGCGAAAGAACTGGCGGGCGCACATAAGTTGATTCGGATTCAGCTGGCAAGCGGGAAGAAGCTAACCGTTGGAACCCGGGAACAGGCGGAGGAGTTTGCCCGCCAGAGCAATGAAGCATACACGATTGAAGAGTTGGAACCAGAGATTACCAAAGGAACAAAGAACTCTGTACGTGAACAGCTGTTGGCACTTTCAGAGGCATCCGGTGTTGAGGAGTTCATCATAACTACGAATGTGCAGCCTTTTGACAAAAGGTACCGCTCCTTTGAGCTCCTGAGCGAAGCAATCGCTGAAGTGCCGGCAGAGGCATAAGCGGGCGGATCAGGATCACACAACAAATCGTTTAAAGGAGGGTGACTGTATATGACTAGTAAAGCTAAAGAGCTGAGTGCGGAAGCGCTTGGAGAAGAATTAATCGGGATACGCCGTCATCTGCATCGGCACCCGGAACTGTCGAACGAAGAATATGAGACAACAAAATATATTATTTCCCTGCTGGAGCGGGCAGGAGTCAGGGTCGTAGATTACGGTCTGTCTACCGGAGTGATCGCAGAAATTGGGGGCAAGCAGCCCGGTCCGGTCATCGCGCTGCGCGCAGATATCGATGCCTTGCCAATCCAGGAGGAAACTGGAGCAGCTTATGCTTCGTTGTATCCCGGCAAAATGCATGCCTGCGGACATGATTTCCATACGGCTGCCTTGATCGGTGCCGCCTATCAATTGAAGCAGCGAGAGGGTCAGTTACTAGGAACGGTACGCCTGTTGTTTCAACCGGCTGAAGAGAAGGCGCAAGGGGCACAGCGGATCATTGCTAGCGGGGCGCTAGAAGAAGTCCGGGCAGTAATCGGGCTGCATAATAAGCCGGAACTGCCAGTCGGAACGATCGGTATTACGGCGGGCCCTTTAATGGCAGCGGCTGACGGGTTTGTGATTGAAGTGCAGGGTGGCAGTTCTCATGCTGCCGTTCCAGAAGCTGGGATAGACCCGATTGTAGCTGCTTCGCATATCGTGACTGCATTTCAATCCATTGTAAGTCGCAATGTCAGTCCCCTACAAAGTGCGGTGGTCAGTGTGACGCAGATTCACAGCGGAAATTCATGGAATATCATCCCCGAAAAAGCCGTGCTTGAGGGTACAATCCGTACCTTTGATGAAACGGTGCGCAGCAAAGTACTTGACCGCTTTCGGGAAGTGGCGACTGGTGTGGCAGCTGCTCTTGGAGCAAAAGCCACTGTCCGCTGGATCGAAGGGCCGCCTCCGGTCATCAACGACGCCGCCTTAGCGGCGTTAGGGGTAGAGTCGGCTGAAGCTCTTGGCTACCGAGCGGTCAAACCAGAGCTTTCACTGGCCGGAGAGGATTTTGCCTTCTATCAGCGCGTGGTACCGGGATTGTTCGTCTTTATAGGTACTGAAGGAAGCCAAGAATGGCATCATCCAGCCTTCAATCTGGATGAACAGGCACTCCCTGTGGCAGCACGTTTCCTTGCGGATGCGGCTGTACGTTCCCTTGAGTACTACAATTCCGGTGGAGGTGCAGAATTATAGCTGAACATAAAAGTTACGATGTAATTATCGTAGGCGCAGGCTCGATGGGCATGAGCGCTGGTTACAATCTTGCGAGGCGTGGAGTGAAGACGCTACTAGTGGATACCTTCGATCCTCCACATACACAGGGCAGCCATCACGGGGAATCCCGGCTGATCCGGCATGCTTACAGCGGTGACCCCGCCTACACTGATTTAGCTTTACGGGCAGATAAACTATGGAAAGAAGCGGAACAGTTGAGCGGAACAGAACTCCTTGTCCGCTCAGGTGTCTTGAATCTCGCGGATAGCGCAGTGTATTCCTTCAACGGTCGTCTCGAAGAAGCGAAGAAACGGAAGGTGCAGGTCCATCATCTGGATGCCGAAGAGATCCGGCGGCGCTGGCCGGCATTGAACATACCAGAATCATTCGCGGCAATGTATGAACCAGATGCCGGATATTTGTACAGCGAACGCTGTATTTCCGCCTACCGTCAGCTTGCCCTTGGACATGGTGCGGAACTGTTGACGAACACTCCAGTAGTGAATGTCACCGCTCGCGAAGGCAGCGTTACGGTTCATACGACAAATGGCGATTATCACGGAGCGGCAGCTATTCTTAGTGCCGGAGCTTGGTTTGGCAAATTGGCACCTTTTGTACATTTGCCGATTAAAGCAATCCGCAAAGTTGTGGGCTGGTTTGAGAGCTCCCCTGCTTTTGCTGCTGGTAATTTCCCTGGCTTTACGTTAGGAGCAGAGGAAGGTGGCTATTACGGATTTCCCAGCATCGATGGAGCTGGCCTGAAGATCGGCCGGCATGATACAGGGCTGGAATGGATGCCGGGTACACAGCTTGCCCCGTTCGGCAGTGAAGCCAGCGATGAGGGTGACCTCCGCAAGGTACTGGAGTCTTACATGCCCGGTGCAGCTGGTCGATTGCTAAAAGGTTCTGCATGTAAATATGAGCATACGCCTGATGAAGATTTCATTATAGACTGCCATCCGCTCCATTCCAATGTGCTGATAGCGGGAGGGTTTTCGGGGCATGGTTTTAAATTTTCTAGTGTTGTGGGTGAAATACTGGCTGACATAGCGATCGGTGGAGTTACAACTCATAACATCCAGCCTTTTTCGTTATCTCGTTTCGCACCACCGGATCATTCGCGAACAAGTCATATATTGGAGGGGATTTAATGAGCAGAGTTCAAATCAGTGATTATCTAAGGACGTATCATCAATTAGTAAAGTCGACCGCCGGGTTAACGGAGGAACAACTGAAATGGAAGGCAGAACCCGCCAGTTGGAGTGTGACTGAGGTACTGACTCATCTGGCTGATCACAGCATCGTAGTTTCGTTCCGCATTCGTGATATT
This genomic stretch from Paenibacillus sp. FSL H7-0737 harbors:
- a CDS encoding LLM class flavin-dependent oxidoreductase — its product is MAITISVLDQSPIYPGETPEEAFQHTIKLAQQSEELGFHRFWVSEHHDSEQVAGSSPEVLISHLLAKTERIRIGSGGIMLQHYSPYKVAENFNVLSTLAPGRVDLGVGRAPGGLPRSTQALQQERTESPSLTDKIIELEKYVHNRLEENHPLAGLKAGPLPGIPPELYVLGASVGSAEIAAELGLPYVFSLFINSDKTVALDAIRAYRSGFVSSQGRQPQAIIALALVVAETEEEAKELAGAHKLIRIQLASGKKLTVGTREQAEEFARQSNEAYTIEELEPEITKGTKNSVREQLLALSEASGVEEFIITTNVQPFDKRYRSFELLSEAIAEVPAEA
- a CDS encoding amino acid ABC transporter permease, with the protein product MKLDPSFIWTALVQILSAIPTTLYITVVSVLIGFVIGVAVALIRLYRVPLLHPLAVGYVTFIRGTPMLTHLLLIYFGLPVLIDGLAAHFGWSFRSVSIPMIGFAYISFSITAGAYMSEVVRSGLLAVDRGQLEAAHSIGMTTPQALKRIVFPQALAASLPNLSNSVIGMLHGSTLAFTVSVVDINAKAQIVASTNWKFFEAYLAAALIFWALTFLIERVTSVIEKRINLYNRGGVA
- a CDS encoding amidohydrolase, encoding MTSKAKELSAEALGEELIGIRRHLHRHPELSNEEYETTKYIISLLERAGVRVVDYGLSTGVIAEIGGKQPGPVIALRADIDALPIQEETGAAYASLYPGKMHACGHDFHTAALIGAAYQLKQREGQLLGTVRLLFQPAEEKAQGAQRIIASGALEEVRAVIGLHNKPELPVGTIGITAGPLMAAADGFVIEVQGGSSHAAVPEAGIDPIVAASHIVTAFQSIVSRNVSPLQSAVVSVTQIHSGNSWNIIPEKAVLEGTIRTFDETVRSKVLDRFREVATGVAAALGAKATVRWIEGPPPVINDAALAALGVESAEALGYRAVKPELSLAGEDFAFYQRVVPGLFVFIGTEGSQEWHHPAFNLDEQALPVAARFLADAAVRSLEYYNSGGGAEL
- the solA gene encoding N-methyl-L-tryptophan oxidase, which codes for MAEHKSYDVIIVGAGSMGMSAGYNLARRGVKTLLVDTFDPPHTQGSHHGESRLIRHAYSGDPAYTDLALRADKLWKEAEQLSGTELLVRSGVLNLADSAVYSFNGRLEEAKKRKVQVHHLDAEEIRRRWPALNIPESFAAMYEPDAGYLYSERCISAYRQLALGHGAELLTNTPVVNVTAREGSVTVHTTNGDYHGAAAILSAGAWFGKLAPFVHLPIKAIRKVVGWFESSPAFAAGNFPGFTLGAEEGGYYGFPSIDGAGLKIGRHDTGLEWMPGTQLAPFGSEASDEGDLRKVLESYMPGAAGRLLKGSACKYEHTPDEDFIIDCHPLHSNVLIAGGFSGHGFKFSSVVGEILADIAIGGVTTHNIQPFSLSRFAPPDHSRTSHILEGI
- a CDS encoding amino acid ABC transporter ATP-binding protein → MIKLAQISKSFGRNQVLNNIDLTVTKGEVVVILGPSGSGKTTLLRCVNYLEKPSSGEIAIGDFKVNCKHARKKEIHQLRQKTAMVFQQYNLFRHKTALENVMEGLLIVKKLPKDEARKRSIALLEKVGLASKLDAYPSQLSGGQQQRVGIARALALEPEVILFDEPTSALDPELVGEVLAVIRKIAKEGITMIVVTHEMGFARDVANHVVFMDGGVIVEEGTPTELFNHPREERTKQFLKRITPEFNYSI